One genomic segment of Sphingorhabdus sp. M41 includes these proteins:
- a CDS encoding DUF3089 domain-containing protein: MARKFLYFVASIVILVIAGAFVFRVYGEELMEVAFVPDAEFTAQEVLENNVYANTDMWLARPELVKGNPALWLPQGYEDAEPALADNEKAAVFFVHPTSFLKKDQWNAPLDDKESQARARIFLRGQASAFNAVGTVWAPRYRQATLGAFLTEKPEGQRALDAAYQDVLAAFDYFVAEIPDNQPIILAGHSQGSLHLTNLLKDRVAGTPLANRVVAAYVAGWPVSAETDVPEMGLDICEAPDQTRCIASWQSFAEPADYGRILKVYDMTIGFNGQPRKETPILCSNPINGDIGSSAMASANLGTLVPNDDLSDATLVAGAVPARCDDRGFLLIGDPPEIGPYALPGNNYHVYDYSLFWTNIRADARRRMAAFRAR; encoded by the coding sequence TTGGCGCGTAAATTTCTCTATTTTGTCGCAAGCATCGTCATCCTGGTCATTGCCGGTGCATTTGTTTTCCGTGTCTACGGCGAAGAGCTGATGGAAGTGGCCTTTGTTCCCGACGCCGAATTCACGGCACAGGAAGTGCTGGAGAACAATGTCTACGCAAACACCGACATGTGGCTGGCGCGGCCTGAATTGGTGAAAGGCAACCCTGCCCTCTGGCTTCCGCAGGGATATGAGGATGCTGAACCGGCACTCGCGGATAATGAAAAAGCCGCGGTTTTCTTCGTCCACCCGACTTCCTTTCTGAAAAAGGACCAATGGAATGCGCCCTTGGATGACAAGGAGTCGCAAGCGCGTGCGCGAATATTCCTGCGCGGTCAAGCCAGCGCCTTCAATGCCGTTGGCACAGTTTGGGCGCCGCGTTACCGGCAAGCGACTCTGGGGGCCTTTCTCACTGAAAAACCCGAAGGCCAGCGGGCGCTCGATGCAGCCTATCAGGACGTACTGGCAGCCTTTGATTATTTTGTCGCCGAGATCCCGGACAATCAGCCGATCATTTTGGCGGGGCACAGCCAGGGCAGCCTGCATCTGACCAATTTGCTCAAGGACCGGGTTGCGGGCACACCGCTCGCCAACCGGGTTGTCGCTGCTTATGTGGCCGGCTGGCCCGTCTCTGCGGAAACCGATGTCCCGGAAATGGGACTCGATATTTGCGAAGCACCCGATCAGACGCGCTGTATAGCAAGCTGGCAGAGCTTTGCAGAGCCCGCCGATTATGGCCGAATTCTGAAAGTTTATGACATGACGATCGGTTTCAATGGTCAGCCTCGCAAGGAGACGCCCATCCTGTGCAGCAATCCGATCAATGGCGATATTGGCTCTTCTGCAATGGCCTCGGCAAATCTCGGAACCCTGGTCCCCAATGATGATCTGAGCGATGCGACGCTGGTGGCGGGCGCGGTTCCGGCCAGATGCGATGATCGTGGCTTTCTGCTGATCGGTGATCCGCCCGAAATCGGTCCCTATGCCCTGCCCGGCAATAATTACCATGTTTACGACTATAGCCTGTTCTGGACCAATATTCGTGCCGACGCGCGCCGGAGGATGGCAGCATTTCGGGCTCGCTAA
- the gatC gene encoding Asp-tRNA(Asn)/Glu-tRNA(Gln) amidotransferase subunit GatC yields the protein MSIDKETVKKIASLSRIAITEAEADAFVPELNQILGWVEQLGEVDCSKVEPMTAVIPNKLRLREDVVTDGEIRDKILANAPIAEHGFFAVPKVIE from the coding sequence ATGTCAATCGATAAGGAAACCGTCAAAAAGATCGCCAGCCTCTCGAGGATCGCGATTACCGAAGCCGAAGCGGATGCCTTCGTGCCCGAACTCAACCAGATATTGGGATGGGTCGAGCAACTGGGCGAAGTGGATTGTTCGAAGGTGGAGCCGATGACGGCGGTGATCCCGAACAAATTGCGGCTGCGCGAAGATGTCGTCACCGACGGCGAGATTCGCGACAAGATACTGGCCAATGCGCCAATTGCCGAACATGGCTTTTTTGCAGTTCCCAAGGTGATTGAATAA
- the ruvX gene encoding Holliday junction resolvase RuvX gives MSGSLISDDVAAFAQALPDGGRLLGLDIGTKTVGMALCDSHWTFATAAETIERRKFSKDLERIKAVIAEQNIVGLVAGLPLNLDGSQSQQTQAARSFAQNLKPLGLPILLWDERWSTQAVTRDLIASDVSRKKRAKVVDKMAAAYILQGAIDRLAALPS, from the coding sequence ATTTCGGGCTCGCTAATCTCTGATGATGTCGCGGCCTTTGCCCAGGCATTGCCGGATGGCGGCCGGTTGCTGGGCCTTGATATCGGGACGAAAACGGTGGGCATGGCATTGTGCGATTCACACTGGACCTTCGCGACGGCGGCCGAGACCATCGAACGGCGCAAATTTTCCAAGGATCTGGAGCGGATCAAGGCCGTGATTGCCGAACAGAATATCGTCGGACTTGTGGCTGGCCTGCCGCTCAATCTGGATGGTAGCCAGAGCCAGCAGACCCAGGCGGCGCGATCTTTCGCACAGAATCTCAAGCCGCTTGGTCTGCCGATATTATTGTGGGACGAACGCTGGAGCACCCAGGCGGTCACCCGCGACCTGATCGCATCGGACGTCAGCCGGAAAAAACGCGCCAAGGTGGTCGACAAAATGGCTGCCGCCTATATTTTGCAAGGAGCGATCGACAGGCTTGCCGCGCTGCCATCATGA
- a CDS encoding aspartate carbamoyltransferase catalytic subunit: protein MTSQKTASSQSFPAGSDAFPHRHLLGIAGLHPWEILFLLEEAKQWVDLNKKSSKHADKLDGLTVINAFFENSTRTLLSFEIAGKRMGADVVNMHAAQSSIKKGETLIDTAVTLNAMKADAIVIRHGSSGAVQLIADKVDCPVLNAGDGSHEHPTQALLDALTIQRRKGDISGLTVTICGDVMHSRVARSNIYCLTTLGAKVKVCAPPSLLPAALDRFNVEVFTNFDEALQGSDVVMMLRLQNERMNGDFIPSPREYHYLYGLTQERLKLANDGALVMHPGPMNRGVEIDSDVADNLENSAITEQVEMGVAVRMACLDILTRKSRGVEGWS, encoded by the coding sequence ATGACATCGCAAAAAACCGCATCGTCGCAATCCTTTCCAGCCGGATCGGATGCTTTTCCTCATCGTCATCTATTGGGTATCGCCGGGCTGCACCCCTGGGAGATATTATTTCTGCTCGAGGAGGCCAAGCAATGGGTCGATCTCAACAAGAAATCCAGCAAACATGCCGACAAGCTGGATGGCCTGACCGTGATCAATGCCTTTTTCGAGAATAGCACCAGAACGCTGTTATCCTTTGAAATCGCCGGAAAACGCATGGGCGCGGATGTCGTCAACATGCACGCGGCACAATCGAGTATCAAGAAAGGCGAAACGCTGATCGATACGGCGGTTACGCTCAACGCGATGAAGGCAGATGCGATTGTCATCCGTCACGGCAGTTCCGGCGCGGTGCAGCTGATTGCCGACAAGGTCGATTGCCCGGTGCTCAACGCCGGCGACGGCAGCCATGAACATCCGACACAGGCCCTGCTCGACGCCTTGACGATCCAGCGCCGCAAGGGCGACATCAGCGGACTGACGGTGACCATCTGCGGTGACGTGATGCACAGCCGGGTCGCGCGCTCCAATATCTATTGCCTGACCACGCTCGGCGCGAAAGTGAAGGTTTGCGCCCCGCCCTCTCTGCTTCCCGCCGCCCTCGATCGTTTCAATGTCGAGGTCTTCACCAATTTCGATGAAGCTCTCCAGGGCAGCGATGTGGTGATGATGTTGCGGCTTCAGAACGAACGCATGAACGGGGACTTCATCCCCAGCCCGCGGGAATATCATTATCTTTACGGCCTGACGCAGGAACGTCTCAAGCTCGCCAACGACGGCGCTTTGGTGATGCACCCGGGGCCGATGAACCGCGGAGTCGAGATTGACAGCGATGTTGCCGATAACCTGGAAAATTCCGCGATAACCGAACAGGTCGAGATGGGGGTCGCAGTGCGCATGGCATGCCTCGACATATTGACCCGCAAGTCGCGTGGCGTGGAGGGCTGGTCATGA
- a CDS encoding SPOR domain-containing protein, which translates to MKRDIILRMAASSMVFATVLTGCGPFGGSSVASMSSEPASVKDGAKYARKAEKALAKGDLDAAIAYAERSVAGVGSDPETRALLGQAYLSAGRLASAERSFLDAMELGKTDARTILSLSLAQLGQGKADKAKALVIDNRQYIPAADYGLALALAGDSKTAIEVLEQAIREANVTGRTRQNLGLAYALDGRWKEAKLMAVQDVSPALVNDRVMQWAQMARPGAYQTRVATVLNVTPVANDPGQPVQLALRAAYAPVSVAASPEQDYGREVASFDRNSPLPAIGPAPTAGSDVDFLAKENSVKVASVSVPASNAGGKPPAATPLVKAETKASRVVADSKSVTESNNSAPVKTAAVQSASAAKPVMQKASYQPAQKTTGSSSGTHLVQLGAFSSAEGAKRAWGILSARNSDLNSFQYASSRVNVKGKTLYRLAAIGFGNAQTAEAMCSGIKAKGGNCIVRHATGVSKAAPTRMASQTPKKLASR; encoded by the coding sequence ATGAAACGCGATATAATATTGAGAATGGCTGCTTCCTCCATGGTGTTCGCCACCGTGTTGACCGGTTGCGGCCCGTTTGGGGGCAGTTCCGTCGCATCCATGTCAAGCGAACCGGCATCGGTCAAAGACGGCGCGAAATATGCCCGCAAAGCCGAAAAGGCATTGGCCAAAGGCGATCTTGACGCTGCGATTGCCTATGCCGAGCGCTCTGTAGCTGGTGTTGGCAGTGACCCCGAAACAAGGGCCTTGCTGGGTCAGGCCTATTTGTCCGCTGGTCGTCTGGCTTCCGCGGAACGCAGTTTTCTCGATGCAATGGAACTCGGCAAGACCGATGCCCGCACCATCCTGAGCCTCAGTCTGGCGCAATTGGGCCAGGGCAAGGCGGACAAAGCGAAAGCCCTCGTGATCGATAATCGTCAATATATTCCGGCCGCAGATTATGGCCTCGCTCTGGCCCTTGCCGGCGACAGCAAGACCGCGATTGAGGTTCTTGAGCAAGCGATCCGTGAAGCCAATGTCACAGGCCGTACTCGCCAGAACCTCGGTCTGGCATATGCCTTGGATGGTCGCTGGAAAGAAGCCAAGTTGATGGCGGTGCAGGATGTGTCGCCAGCGTTGGTCAACGACCGTGTCATGCAATGGGCCCAGATGGCGCGCCCGGGCGCCTATCAAACGCGCGTTGCTACCGTGCTCAACGTAACTCCGGTAGCGAATGACCCGGGTCAACCGGTTCAACTCGCTCTGCGGGCGGCTTATGCACCGGTGAGTGTAGCGGCTTCTCCCGAACAGGATTATGGACGCGAAGTTGCGAGCTTTGACCGCAATAGCCCGCTGCCGGCCATCGGACCGGCACCAACGGCAGGAAGTGATGTCGATTTTCTTGCCAAGGAAAATAGCGTTAAAGTGGCATCGGTCTCGGTGCCAGCAAGCAATGCCGGCGGAAAACCCCCGGCTGCTACACCGCTGGTTAAAGCAGAAACAAAAGCATCACGCGTTGTCGCGGACTCCAAATCTGTCACAGAAAGCAACAACTCGGCTCCAGTCAAAACAGCTGCTGTTCAGTCCGCATCTGCTGCCAAACCCGTGATGCAGAAAGCCTCCTATCAGCCAGCCCAGAAAACTACGGGATCGTCATCCGGAACTCATCTGGTGCAACTGGGTGCTTTCTCTTCGGCCGAGGGCGCCAAACGCGCTTGGGGGATATTGTCGGCCAGGAATAGCGATCTGAATTCGTTTCAATATGCAAGTTCACGGGTCAACGTGAAGGGTAAGACCCTGTATCGCTTGGCGGCTATCGGTTTTGGCAATGCGCAAACTGCCGAAGCAATGTGTTCCGGCATCAAGGCAAAGGGTGGAAATTGCATTGTTCGTCATGCCACGGGGGTCAGCAAGGCTGCGCCGACACGTATGGCGAGCCAGACACCGAAAAAACTGGCCTCGCGCTAG
- a CDS encoding dihydroorotase, producing MKRIFTNARLMLPNEPQPKEGDLVVDGDRIALASDVADGEHRKTVDCKGRILAPGIVDLGVFAIDKPAFRFGGITRAALMPDQSPVLDLPAMIKQSAAEGKPDLWSHPIAAATPGLEGKRLAEIGLMKRSGAKAVATGRQWIADSGLMLKLLQYCRSLELPLIVHSEDAGLTSGAVATNGETATRLGLASATAAAEAVSIARDIALVRETGARLHFRQVTTADGLNLIRTAKSEQLPVTCGITPAHLLLSDIAISDFRTFARLSPPLRSEENRLACMEAVQDGTIDVISSGHDPRGPEDKRLPYAEAATGMAGAETLLALSFTLVRDGMISIGRLFELLSTNPAKILGVEAGLLLPGYEADFILVDEDGPWQVDTRKMAAAAGNTPFDGLPVQGRVTAIYKGGRAY from the coding sequence ATGAAACGGATTTTCACCAATGCACGACTGATGTTGCCGAACGAGCCACAGCCCAAAGAGGGTGACTTGGTTGTCGATGGCGATCGCATCGCATTGGCTTCGGATGTCGCCGATGGCGAGCATAGAAAAACAGTCGACTGCAAGGGCAGGATATTGGCACCGGGAATTGTCGATCTTGGCGTATTCGCGATCGACAAGCCGGCCTTTCGTTTTGGTGGAATTACCAGAGCCGCGTTGATGCCGGACCAGTCCCCGGTTCTCGATTTGCCGGCAATGATCAAGCAGAGCGCCGCCGAGGGCAAGCCGGATCTATGGTCTCATCCCATCGCGGCCGCGACACCGGGCCTCGAAGGAAAGCGTCTCGCGGAAATAGGCTTGATGAAACGGTCAGGAGCCAAAGCGGTGGCCACGGGCCGACAATGGATCGCAGACAGCGGACTGATGCTGAAGCTCCTGCAATATTGCCGGTCACTGGAGTTGCCGCTGATCGTGCACAGCGAGGATGCTGGACTGACGTCCGGCGCTGTCGCGACCAATGGTGAAACCGCAACGCGGCTGGGATTGGCCAGCGCTACGGCAGCGGCCGAAGCCGTGTCGATCGCCCGGGATATTGCGTTGGTCCGTGAAACCGGGGCCCGATTGCACTTTCGTCAGGTTACTACGGCGGATGGCCTGAACCTAATTCGTACTGCGAAATCCGAGCAGTTGCCGGTGACCTGTGGCATCACCCCTGCCCATCTTTTATTATCCGACATCGCGATCAGCGATTTCCGCACATTTGCCCGGCTTTCCCCACCGCTGCGAAGCGAAGAAAATCGCCTTGCCTGTATGGAAGCGGTCCAGGACGGGACGATTGATGTGATTTCTTCGGGCCATGATCCGCGCGGGCCAGAGGACAAACGCCTGCCCTATGCGGAAGCCGCTACGGGAATGGCTGGAGCGGAGACGCTGCTGGCGCTCTCTTTCACGCTGGTCCGGGACGGCATGATTTCGATCGGGCGGCTGTTCGAGCTTTTATCCACCAATCCGGCAAAAATACTCGGTGTCGAGGCAGGCTTGCTGCTTCCGGGATATGAAGCTGATTTCATCCTCGTCGATGAAGACGGTCCCTGGCAGGTCGATACCCGCAAAATGGCTGCAGCTGCGGGCAATACACCTTTTGACGGGCTCCCCGTCCAGGGTCGCGTGACAGCCATATATAAAGGCGGCAGAGCTTATTAG
- the gatA gene encoding Asp-tRNA(Asn)/Glu-tRNA(Gln) amidotransferase subunit GatA, which produces MTAIFEMGIADIRSGIADGDFTAKEVAETFIARVSAAKPLNAFLVETPEHALAAAETTDRAKAAGETLGKMAGVPIGMKDLFCTQGVETTAASGILKGFVPQYESTVSSNLFKAGAGMLGKLNLDQFAMGSSNETSAFGNVISPWRRNDGGNSDLTPGGSSGGSAAVVSGRIAPAATGTDTGGSIRQPAAFTGITGFKPTYGRCSRWGTIAFASSLDQAGPMAHDVRDCAIMLGSMAGFDAKDSTSLNLPVPDWEAALSSNLAGKKIGIPKEYRVENMPPEIDALWQKGIEMLKDAGATIVDVSLPHTKYALPAYYIIAPAEASSNLSRYDGVRYGLRDLPDGAGLQDMYAATREAGFGPEVKRRIMIGTYVLSAGYYDAYYTQAQKVRTLISQDFDRAWNSCDLLLTPTAPSAAFGLGEKSDDPLAMYLNDVFTVPSSLAGLPAMSVPAGLDGKGLPLGLQIIGKALDEQSVFNAGLAIEERAGFVAKPEQWW; this is translated from the coding sequence ATGACCGCAATATTTGAAATGGGTATCGCGGATATCCGCAGCGGGATCGCCGATGGCGATTTCACCGCGAAAGAAGTTGCAGAGACCTTTATCGCGCGAGTTAGCGCGGCCAAGCCACTGAATGCTTTTCTGGTCGAAACACCGGAACATGCTCTGGCGGCGGCGGAAACGACCGACAGGGCGAAGGCGGCCGGTGAAACCCTCGGCAAGATGGCCGGCGTTCCGATAGGCATGAAGGATCTCTTCTGCACGCAGGGCGTCGAGACGACCGCGGCCAGCGGCATCCTCAAGGGCTTTGTTCCGCAATATGAATCGACCGTGTCGTCCAACCTGTTCAAGGCTGGTGCCGGCATGCTCGGCAAGCTCAATCTGGACCAGTTCGCGATGGGCTCGTCGAACGAGACCAGCGCCTTCGGCAATGTCATCTCGCCCTGGCGTCGCAATGACGGCGGCAACAGCGATCTGACTCCCGGCGGTTCGTCGGGCGGCAGCGCAGCGGTGGTTTCGGGACGCATTGCGCCAGCCGCGACCGGCACTGACACTGGCGGATCGATTCGCCAACCGGCCGCCTTCACCGGCATCACCGGTTTCAAACCGACTTATGGCCGCTGCTCGCGCTGGGGCACGATTGCTTTCGCCAGTTCGCTCGATCAGGCAGGGCCGATGGCGCATGATGTCCGCGACTGCGCGATCATGCTCGGATCCATGGCCGGTTTCGATGCCAAGGACTCGACTTCGCTGAATCTCCCCGTCCCCGACTGGGAAGCGGCGCTCAGCAGCAACCTTGCTGGCAAGAAAATCGGTATTCCCAAGGAATATCGGGTCGAGAACATGCCTCCGGAAATCGATGCGCTGTGGCAAAAGGGCATAGAGATGCTGAAGGATGCCGGCGCGACCATCGTCGATGTCTCGCTGCCGCACACCAAATATGCGCTGCCAGCTTATTATATCATCGCCCCTGCCGAAGCATCGTCCAACCTCTCGCGCTATGATGGCGTGCGCTACGGACTGCGCGATCTGCCGGACGGGGCAGGGCTGCAGGACATGTATGCCGCGACCCGCGAAGCCGGTTTCGGACCGGAAGTGAAACGCCGGATCATGATCGGCACTTATGTGCTGAGCGCCGGCTATTATGACGCTTATTATACGCAGGCGCAGAAAGTCCGGACGCTGATCTCGCAGGATTTCGACAGGGCCTGGAACAGCTGCGACCTGCTCCTGACGCCGACCGCACCAAGCGCGGCCTTTGGTCTGGGCGAGAAAAGCGACGATCCGCTGGCCATGTATCTGAACGACGTGTTCACCGTGCCCAGCTCGCTGGCCGGACTGCCAGCGATGTCGGTGCCTGCGGGACTGGACGGCAAGGGATTGCCGCTAGGCTTGCAGATCATCGGCAAGGCGCTGGATGAACAGAGCGTGTTTAACGCCGGACTGGCGATCGAAGAACGCGCCGGATTTGTCGCGAAACCAGAGCAGTGGTGGTAG
- the gatB gene encoding Asp-tRNA(Asn)/Glu-tRNA(Gln) amidotransferase subunit GatB — protein sequence MTESTYRIQGGTGEWEVVIGLEVHAQITSKSKLFSGASTEFGAEPNTQVSLVDAAMPGMLPVLNGECVRQAVRTGLAINAQINKYSRFDRKNYFYADLPQGYQISQLYHPIVGEGMIQISLDEKDPDAHGKAIGVERIHIEQDAGKLMHDQHPTMSYVDLNRCGVALMEIVSKPDMTSPKEAAAYVRKLRSILRYVGSCDGNMEQGSMRADVNVSVRKPGGELGTRTETKNVNSMRFIQAVIEYEAQRQVDLIEDGGTVVQETRLFDPDRNETRSMRSKEDAHDYRYFPDPDLLPLELEDDFIFDCKASLPELPDEKRARYKSVLGLSAYNAAVLTAEHETALWFEELLETTDQPEKIASSAANWVTSELFGALNRMGLDIENSPVSPAQAAELLSLVADDTISGKIAKQVFEIMLETGDGAKKIVEEQGLKQESDTGAIEKVIADVMAANEDKVAQYRDGKDKLFGFFVGQTMKAMQGKANPQVVNELLKKALG from the coding sequence ATGACTGAATCAACATATCGTATCCAGGGCGGAACCGGCGAATGGGAGGTCGTGATCGGCCTCGAGGTCCACGCACAGATCACTTCCAAGTCGAAGCTCTTTTCCGGCGCCTCGACCGAATTTGGCGCCGAGCCGAATACGCAGGTCAGCCTAGTTGACGCTGCGATGCCCGGCATGTTGCCGGTGCTGAACGGCGAATGCGTCCGTCAGGCGGTGCGCACCGGTCTCGCGATCAATGCGCAGATCAACAAATATTCGCGCTTCGACCGCAAGAATTATTTCTACGCCGATCTGCCGCAGGGTTACCAGATTTCCCAGCTTTACCATCCGATCGTGGGTGAGGGCATGATCCAGATTTCGCTCGATGAAAAAGATCCCGATGCCCACGGCAAGGCGATCGGTGTCGAGCGCATCCATATCGAGCAGGATGCCGGCAAGCTGATGCACGACCAGCATCCGACCATGTCCTATGTCGATCTCAACCGCTGCGGCGTCGCGCTGATGGAAATCGTTTCCAAGCCGGATATGACTTCGCCCAAGGAAGCGGCGGCTTATGTCCGCAAGCTCCGCTCGATCCTGCGCTATGTCGGTTCATGCGACGGCAATATGGAACAGGGCTCGATGCGCGCCGACGTCAATGTCAGCGTGCGCAAGCCGGGTGGTGAACTCGGCACCCGCACCGAGACCAAGAATGTCAACTCGATGCGCTTCATCCAGGCTGTGATCGAATATGAAGCCCAGCGTCAGGTCGATCTGATCGAGGACGGCGGCACCGTGGTCCAGGAAACCCGCCTGTTCGATCCCGACCGCAACGAAACCCGGTCGATGCGCTCGAAAGAAGATGCGCATGATTACCGCTATTTCCCCGATCCCGACCTGCTGCCGCTGGAACTGGAAGATGATTTCATCTTTGACTGCAAGGCAAGCCTTCCCGAACTGCCGGACGAGAAGCGCGCGCGCTACAAGAGCGTCCTCGGCCTGAGCGCCTATAATGCAGCGGTCCTGACCGCAGAGCATGAAACCGCTCTCTGGTTCGAAGAGCTGCTCGAAACCACCGACCAGCCTGAAAAAATCGCCAGCAGTGCCGCAAACTGGGTCACATCGGAATTATTCGGGGCCCTCAACCGCATGGGTCTCGATATAGAGAATAGCCCGGTTTCGCCCGCGCAAGCAGCTGAATTACTCAGTCTGGTTGCCGACGACACGATTTCCGGCAAGATCGCCAAGCAGGTATTCGAAATCATGCTTGAAACCGGCGATGGCGCGAAAAAAATCGTCGAGGAGCAGGGCCTCAAGCAGGAATCCGACACCGGCGCGATCGAAAAAGTGATCGCCGACGTGATGGCCGCCAACGAAGACAAGGTCGCCCAATATCGCGACGGCAAGGACAAGCTGTTCGGTTTCTTCGTCGGTCAGACGATGAAAGCGATGCAGGGCAAGGCCAATCCGCAGGTGGTGAATGAATTGTTGAAGAAGGCTTTGGGTTAA
- a CDS encoding ParA family protein: MRVLAMASQKGGSGKTTLSGHLAVQAQLAGAGPVVLIDIDPQGSLADWWNEREAELPAFAQTTVSRLASDLAILRQQGFKLAVIDTPPAITMAIQSVISVAELIVIPTRPSPHDLRAVGATVDLCERAGKPLLFVVNGATPKAKITSEAAVALSQHGTVAPVTVHHRTDFAGSMIDGRTVMEVDAKCRSAQEIVHLWSYISDRLEKNFRRTIFSAPAMAQHVNPGVHRQAGNFGRRVVGS; the protein is encoded by the coding sequence GTGCGAGTTCTAGCGATGGCTTCGCAAAAGGGTGGCTCCGGCAAGACTACATTGTCGGGTCATTTGGCTGTGCAGGCACAATTGGCCGGGGCTGGCCCTGTTGTATTGATTGACATCGATCCGCAAGGATCCTTGGCGGATTGGTGGAACGAGCGAGAAGCCGAATTGCCGGCATTTGCACAGACCACCGTTTCCCGTCTCGCTTCCGATCTGGCGATATTGCGCCAGCAGGGTTTCAAGCTGGCCGTCATCGATACACCTCCGGCCATCACCATGGCGATCCAGAGCGTGATATCCGTTGCAGAGCTCATCGTTATCCCGACTCGCCCGAGTCCGCATGACCTTCGTGCCGTCGGCGCGACCGTGGATCTTTGCGAACGGGCCGGCAAGCCGCTGCTTTTCGTCGTGAACGGTGCGACCCCGAAAGCCAAGATCACCTCCGAAGCGGCCGTTGCGCTGTCTCAGCACGGCACCGTGGCACCGGTTACCGTTCATCATCGTACTGATTTTGCAGGCTCCATGATCGACGGCCGTACCGTGATGGAAGTCGACGCCAAATGCCGGTCAGCGCAGGAGATTGTCCATCTCTGGTCCTATATTTCCGATCGGCTTGAGAAGAATTTCCGCCGGACGATTTTCAGCGCTCCGGCAATGGCTCAGCACGTCAATCCGGGCGTTCATCGGCAAGCTGGCAACTTTGGCCGGCGCGTGGTTGGTTCGTAA